A region of Diadema setosum chromosome 15, eeDiaSeto1, whole genome shotgun sequence DNA encodes the following proteins:
- the LOC140238738 gene encoding WD repeat-containing protein WRAP73-like: protein MNFSELFKQSGHLSKFSPDGQCLANCVQYRLIVRDVHTLQILQLYTCLDAVQYIEWSSDSKFILCGMYKRGIVQVWSLEQPEWTCKIDEGSAGLVSVRWSADGRHILTTAEFNLRITVWSLVNRSVSYIKYPKEAKQGMHFSKDGKYLALAERRDCKDFISVFACNTWQLVKHFETDTRDLAGLEWSPDGRVLCVWDSLLEYNLLLYSVDGRCMATFRAYEYALGIKSVCWSPSSQFLAIGSYDQKVRVLNHITWKTVVEHNHPTSLDSPSVVVYKEVEQRPQAFDAGAQKWPPDSSIFSVQSKYEVHQGPMQVPSVKPDPDKANPKIGISLLSFSPDNRYMVSKNDNMPNALWIWDVQKLAQSAMLLQVGNIKVAKWDPCRARLAVCTGNNKLYLWSPDGCLSVEVPAEASFQVTSLSWHPKGKAILLSGKDHMCVCYLAEEEEEGEVGEAAGEGEEEEKTPTEEYSELPL from the exons ATGAATTTTTCAGAATTATTCAAACAGAGTGGACATCTGTCGAAGTTTTCTCCTGATGGCCAATGTTTG GCAAATTGTGTGCAATATCGACTCATCGTTCGAGATGTCCACACTCTCCAAATTTTGCAGCTGTACACGTGTCTGGATGCTGTTCAGTACATTGAG TGGTCATCGGATTCAAAGTTCATCTTGTGTGGGATGTACAAGAGAGGAATAGTGCAG GTGTGGTCTTTAGAGCAGCCAGAGTGGACGTGTAAGATCGACGAGGGCTCAGCAGGTCTTGTCTCCGTCCGATGGAGCGCTGATGGCCGTCACATCCTCACCACGGCAGAGTTCAACCTCAGGATCACCGTTTGGTCTCTTGTCAACCGATCAGTGTCCTATATCAAATATCCCAAGGAAGCGAAGCAAG GTATGCACTTCAGCAAAGACGGCAAATACTTGGCCCTAGCAGAGAGGCGAGACTGTAAGGACTTTATCAGTGTCTTTGCTTGCAACACTTGGCAACTTGTGAAG CACTTTGAGACGGACACACGAGACTTGGCTGGTCTTGAGTGGTCTCCAGATGGCAGAGTGCTGTGTGTCTGGGACTCACTCTTAGAG TATAATCTCCTTCTATATTCTGTGGATGGACGCTGTATGGCAACATTCAGAGCATATGAGTATGCCCTGGGCATCAAGTCTGTTTGCTGGTCCCCAAGCAGCCAGTTCCTGGCCATTGGAAGCTATGACCAGAAG GTACGAGTGCTGAACCACATCACCTGGAAGACTGTGGTAGAACACAACCACCCAACCAGCCTAGACAGCCCATCTGTG GTGGTGTACAAGGAGGTTGAACAGCGCCCCCAAGCCTTCGATGCAGGTGCtcaaaaatggccgccagattcCAGTATCTTCAGTGTGCAAAGCAAAT ATGAAGTCCACCAAGGTCCAATGCAAGTCCCCAGCGTTAAGCCTGATCCGGATAAAGCTAATCCCAAGATCGGGATTAGTCTGTTGTCATTCAGCCCAGACAATCGGTACATGGTCTCCAAGAATG ATAACATGCCTAATGCTCTTTGGATCTGGGATGTCCAGAAACTTGCCCAATCAGCCATGCTCCTACAAGTTGGAAACATCAAAG TGGCCAAGTGGGACCCATGCAGAGCTCGTCTGGCAGTGTGCACCGGTAACAACAAGTTATACCTCTGGTCTCCTGACGGCTGTCTGTCGGTGGAGGTACCAGCTGAAG CGTCCTTCCAAGTGACCTCATTGTCCTGGCATCCCAAGGGGAAGGCCATCCTACTGTCCGgcaaggatcacatgtgtgtcTGCTATCTGgctgaggaggaggaggagggagaggttGGGGAGGCGgctggggagggggaggaggaggagaagacaCCCACCGAAGAGTACAGTGAACTTCCGTTATAG